Proteins encoded in a region of the Dryobates pubescens isolate bDryPub1 chromosome 14, bDryPub1.pri, whole genome shotgun sequence genome:
- the DENND3 gene encoding DENN domain-containing protein 3, translating into MEDVLPPGLLEICLLVGVPRERVRALVQGTQRKLKSLPPLDPEVLSVFVPPFVSRDDAQMINAGNSLNRNKRRSFRKKKEKPKTENVKSLNGEQKAPDTEDVTVPKDIDLIGLPQLCFPGGLHLTSESKDDHIHFLVFTDVCGNRTYGVVAQYYQPMQDGCISSNRQAHWESVQTGKMPVCFVPFAICVISRYPYFNALKDCLSCLLVQLRPFRDLDVEEHIKEFAAKLFLIPSPPPGPLHLVFNMKPLQIIIPSREDPDSPIIDLDLHLPLLCFKPEQVLQVMTCILTEQRIVFFSSDWALLTLVAECFMLYLHPLQWQHTFVPILSRQMLDFVMAPTSFLMGCHIDHFEEVSKETEDLILINIDNGDITHSKTAEEKPEIPDVPAQAAETFIKRVESLQLHYDLELCHLRAGTDLGELQMRRRAWQQKLNTEVQQMTLQLIVNIFREVKDHLNYEHRVFNSEEFLKTRAIGDQPFYKKVLETYMFHSFLKARLNRKMDAFARLELSTQSEEDRLNLMFHTPRRLTIEKMASKRFNHQYINRRMVISMPNLQDIKLPEGPVRNSSLRRTETSIAVKMPSKSISTFKIPEIHFPLIFQCVHSYYTDFFNHLSKAINTLPPDNSALLARYFYLRGLISLMQGKLLNALSDFQNLDKTDLRIFPTDLVRKIVETMPPSERLQADRKPELKKLISRVMEKQREVLKTDDHVKNFELPKTHMQLEDFVKRIQESGIVRDIDTIHRLFDALTVGHQKQIDPETFRDFYNYWKETEAEAQEVNLPPAVIEHLDKNECVYKLSCSVKTNYGVGKIALTQKRLFLLTEGGRPGYVQIAAFRDIEDVKSTTVAFLLLRIPTLRIKTLSKKEVFEANLKTECDLWYLIVKEMWAGKKMADDHKDPQYIQQALTNVLLMDAVVGALQSSKAIYAASKLSYFDRMKNEVPMMVPKTTSETLKHKINPSAGETFPQAVNVLLYTPGHLDPSERPGNAHPKLWCALNEGRVVVFDASTWSIQQHCFRIGCSKLMCMVMVELSQVWIGSQDSIIYIINTHSMSCNKQLNDHRSEVTDIIVEKKNGIPSEAYSSSLDGTVIAWNVSTLKVNRLFQLPCQNLTSIRLHNDQLWCCTGSCILVVSTHEFRLQTKIEHHLKDVSSYFLCFQLFPEREEVWASYSGSSDLYVWNTKDFSSTPQKIHLQDCSQITCMIKVKNQLWVGSSGRSQGKSRGKIYVISTEKRTVEKELVGHADTVKALCSAEDRYVLSGSGKEEGKIAIWKAE; encoded by the exons gGGACACAAAGGAAACTTAAAAGCCTCCCTCCCCTTGATCCAGAAGTTCTTTCTGTATTTGTGCCTCCATTTGTCAGCAGAGATGATGCTCAGATGATTAATGCTGGTAATAGCTTGAACAGAAATAAACGCCGGTCTTTccgaaagaaaaaagagaaaccaaAGACTGAAAATGTCAAGAGTCTCAATGGGGAGCAGAAAGCACCTGACACTGAAGATGTGACCGTTCCAAAGGACATTGATCTTATTGGTTTGCCACAGTTGTGCTTCCCAG GAGGACTTCATTTAACTTCTGAATCAAAAGACGACCACATTCATTTCCTGGTCTTCACAGATGTCTGTGGTAACAGAACATATGGTGTTGTAGCTCAGTACTACCAGCCTATGCAA GATGGCTGCATTTCCTCGAACAGGCAGGCCCACTGGGAATCCGTGCAGACTGGGAAGATGCCTGTCTGTTTTGTACCATTTGCTATTTGTGTTATATCCAGATATCCTTATTTCAATGCCCTCAAGGATTGTCTGTCTTG CTTACTGGTGCAACTGCGACCTTTCAGGGATTTAGATGTCGAGGAACATATAAAAGAGTTTGCAGCAAAGTTATTTTTAATACCCAGCCCGCCACCAGGACCACTCCACTTG GTATTTAATATGAAACCGCTTCAAATAATAATTCCTTCACGAGAGGATCCAGACAGCCCAATTATTGACTTGGATCTTCACCTTCCGTTGCTGTGTTTCAAGCCAGAGCAGGTGTTGCAG GTTATGACGTGTATCTTGACTGAGCAGAGAAtagttttcttctcttctgattgGGCTTTGCTGACACTCGTTGCTGAATGCTTTATGTTGTACCTTCATCCTCTTCAGTGGCAGCACACTTTTGTGCCCATTCTGTCTCGTCAAATGCTGGATTTTGTAATGGCCCCAACATCATTTCTAATGGGATGTCATATCGATCATTTTGAAGAAGTCAGCAAG GAAACTGAAGACTTAATACTAATTAATATAGATAATGGAGATATTACACATTCAAAAACAGCTGAAGAGAAGCCTGAAATTCCAGATGttccagcacaagcagcagaaaCATTCATCAAAAG AGTGGAGAGCCTTCAGCTGCATTATGACCTGGAGCTCTGCCATCTCCGAGCCGGCACAGATCTTGGTGAGCTCCAAATGCGTAGAAGGGCTTGGCAACAGAAACTGAATACGGAAGTTCAGCAAATGACTTTGCAGTTAATTGTTAATATCTTCAG GGAGGTAAAAGACCATCTAAATTATGAACATAGAGTGTTtaacagtgaagaatttctgaaGACAAGGGCGATTGGAGACCAGCCATTTTACAAAAAG GTTTTAGAGACCTACATGTTTCACTCTTTTCTTAAAGCCCGTCTGAACAGAAAGATGGATGCCTTTGCTCGGCTTGAGCTGAGTACCCAGTCTGAAGAGGATAG atTAAACTTGATGTTCCATACCCCAAGAAGACTGACCATAGAGAAAATGGCTTCTAAACGATTTAATCACCAGTACATTAACAGGAGGATGGTGATCAGCATGCCCAATCTGCAAGATATCAAACTGCCGGAGGGCCCAGTGAGGAATTCCTCCCTTCGAAGGACAGAAACAAGCATTG ctGTGAAAATGCCCTCCAAATCAATCAGTACATTCAAAATCCCAGAAATACACTTTCCTCTGATCTTCCAGTGTGTTCATTCCTACTATACAGACTTCTTCAACCATCTCAGCAAAGCTATAAATACTTTACCACCTGATAACTCAGCATTGCTGGCAAGGTACTTCTACCTCCGGGGACTTATTAGCTTGATGCAAGGGAAGCTCCTAAATGCACTTTCTGACTTTCAGAACCTAGATAAAACAGACTTAAGAATTTTCCCTACTGATCTTGTAAGAAAAATTGTGGAAACCATGCCTCCTTCTGAGCGTTTGCAAGCAGACCGCAAACCTGAGCTGAAGAAGTTGATAAGTCGAGTGAtggaaaaacaaagagaagtcTTGAAAACAGATGACCATGTGAAGAATTTTGAATTGCCAAAAACACACATGCAGCTGGAAGATTTTGTGAAGAGAATCCAGGAATCTGGGATTGTCAGAGATATAGACACTATACATCGGTTGTTTGATGCCCTGACAGTAG gaCATCAGAAACAAATTGATCCTGAAACGTTCAGAGATTTCTACAACTACTGGAAAGAAACCGAAGCAGAAGCTCAAGAGGTGAATCTGCCTCCAGCAGTCATAGAGCATCTGGATAAAAATGAATGTGTCTACAAGTTATCCTGCTCAGTTAAAACTAATTATGGTGTGGGAAAAATAGCTCTGACCCAAAAACGCTTGTTCCTTTTGACTGAAGGAGGACGTCCTGGCTATGTCCAGATCGCTGCCTTCAGGGATATAGAG GATGTTAAGAGCACAACTGTAGCTTTCCTGCTTTTGAGAATACCTACTCTGAGGATTAAAACATTATCTAAAAAAGAAGTCTTTGAAGCTAACCTCAAAACTGAGTGTGATCTCTGGTACCTGATAGTGAAAGAAATGTGGGCTGGAAAGAAAATGGCTGATGATCACAAG GATCCTCAGTATATTCAGCAAGCACTGACAAATGTTCTCCTGATGGATGCTGTGGTTGGCGCCCTGCAGTCCTCCAAAGCCATATATGCAGCCTCTAAACTGTCTTATTTTGACAGGATGAAAAATGAAG TGCCAATGATGGTCCCCAAAACAACTTCAGAAACATTAAAGCACAAGATCAACCCCTCAGCTGGTGAGACATTTCCACAGGCAGTAAATGTCTTGCTTTATACACCAG GGCATCTTGACCCTTCAGAAAGACCTGGCAATGCTCATCCAAAACTGTGGTGTGCTTTAAATGAGGGGAGAGTAGTGGTCTTTGATGCTTCTACCTGGTCTATACAGCAACACTGCTTCAGAATAGGCTGCTCTAAACTG ATGTGTATGGTCATGGTAGAACTGAGTCAAGTGTGGATCGGTTCTCAAGACTCCATTATTTATATAATCAACACCCACAGTATGTCTTGTAATAAGCAACTGAATGATCATCGTTCTGAGGTTACAGACATCATTGTGGAGAAGAAGAATGGAATACCCAG CGAGGCGTACTCAAGCAGTTTAGATGGAACAGTGATTGCTTGGAACGTCAGCACTCTGAAAGTTAACCGGCtcttccagctgccctgccagaaTCTCACCTCTATCAGACTTCATAATGACCAGCTGTGGTGCT GTACTGGAAGTTGCATACTTGTAGTGTCCACACATGAATTTCGACTGCAGACAAAAATTGAGCATCACCTGAAGGATGTGTCTTCTTATTTCCTCTGCTTCCAACTCTTTCCTGAG AGAGAGGAAGTGTGGGCATCCTACTCGGGGAGTAGTGACCTGTATGTTTGGAACACCAAAGACTTTTCAAGTACACCCCAAAAGATTCATCTTCAAGATTGCTCTCAGATTACTTGTATGATAAAAGTTAAAAACCAG CTGTGGGTTGGCAGCAGTGGAAGATCACAAGGCAAAAGCAGAGGGAAGATCTATGTGATCAGTACTGAGAAGAGGACTGTAGAGAAAGAGTTGGTTGGTCATGCCGATACCGTGAAGGCACTGTGCTCGGCAGAGGACAGGTACGTCCTCAGCGGCtctggaaaggaagaagggaagattGCCATTTGGAAAGCTGAATAG